In Acaryochloris marina S15, a single genomic region encodes these proteins:
- a CDS encoding PilN domain-containing protein, producing the protein MYSIDINLLNDRPEYGQQVVSSANYDSDDKTPLFIGLGVGAAALGLVLVGFGVTSFLNQQLVAEEENLDSELAQLAPKLAEVDDLKAQEQQVKAETKALATIFNQIKPWSATLQDIRDRVPPTLQVIKIQQKAVTPPAQTGQPNTTPVAALSAPTQLTITGNAISFNDVNDFVLTLRKSPFLTVAQTQLESSERKTNDKTKVSLVQHQLKTTINDVPASELLQILNAKGASGLAARIGALKQKGVMNP; encoded by the coding sequence ATGTATTCAATTGATATCAACCTATTAAATGACCGTCCAGAATATGGTCAACAAGTTGTCTCTTCTGCCAACTATGACAGTGATGATAAAACACCACTCTTTATTGGTTTAGGTGTGGGTGCAGCAGCATTAGGCTTAGTCTTAGTTGGCTTTGGCGTCACGTCATTCTTGAATCAGCAATTAGTAGCTGAAGAAGAGAATTTAGATAGTGAACTCGCTCAGCTAGCGCCAAAGTTGGCGGAAGTTGATGATCTAAAAGCTCAAGAGCAGCAAGTTAAAGCTGAAACAAAAGCTTTAGCAACGATCTTTAACCAAATCAAGCCTTGGTCAGCAACCTTGCAAGACATCCGCGATCGTGTTCCACCCACCTTGCAGGTGATAAAAATTCAGCAAAAGGCTGTAACGCCCCCTGCACAGACGGGACAACCTAATACAACCCCCGTTGCCGCTTTATCGGCACCGACACAGTTGACGATTACCGGCAACGCCATTTCCTTCAACGATGTCAATGACTTTGTATTGACTTTGAGAAAGTCACCCTTCCTCACCGTTGCACAGACACAGCTAGAGTCATCCGAGCGCAAAACAAATGATAAGACTAAGGTCTCTTTAGTTCAACATCAATTAAAAACCACGATCAATGATGTTCCAGCGTCCGAATTACTACAAATTCTGAACGCAAAAGGTGCATCTGGATTAGCTGCCCGGATTGGGGCACTGAAGCAAAAAGGAGTAATGAATCCATGA